Genomic window (Culex pipiens pallens isolate TS chromosome 3, TS_CPP_V2, whole genome shotgun sequence):
ATCTGTTCCACCGTCAAGTCGGTACTAGCCAAATTAATAATGTTACGACTGCTGATCATTGTGTTTTCTTGTGTCGCATCGAGCTCACCAGTTGTTCGTACAGGCAAACTTCTGTATCTTTCTaacatgaatttgaaattaatcaAACAACCCTTCTCCCATAGATCTTTACTCCTCCAGCAACCAGTTCACGTTCGAGTTCTTCAAAACCGTCTACTCACCGCAGCAGAATGTCGTCGTGTCGCCACTAGCGATGTTCCTGATTCTGAGCATGGTGTACCACGTGGCCAACGAAAAAGCCTCGGCCGAACTTCAACAGCTGCTCCATCTGCCGGAGGACAAACAAGAGGTCATGCTACATTTAAGCCATTTCTTCGATCAGTCCCGGTCCAATGCGGATGGGTACAGAGTTTCTAACGTGATCTTTTCAAAACTCACGCTAAATCCGGCTTTTTACCTACCACTGGAGAAACGGTGCGGAACTGAACGTATTAACTTGACCAATGTTGATGTGGTGGCACTGGCAAACAAATGGTCCCTGAACAAAACTGCCGATATGTTCAGTATCGTAAGCCCTGCTACCATTAATTTGATGACAATGATGGATATAGTTATGCTAAACGTGATTTCGTTGAACGCATCGTGGCATACAAAGTTTACCCCATCTGACCAgcatactttttattttttggacggTGAGCAAGATGTCGAATTCATGGaggttgattttgaaggtaattACACGAGTCAGATTTATTATTGGACAGTTGAGATCCCGTATGAGCAAAGCTCAAACCTATCAATGATAGTCATCATTCCAAAAGATAACGCAAATCTAACTCAATTGGTGAACAGTTTTACCCTGAACGATTACCAAACGATCGATATGAAGCAAGAGCGAAAACAAATCAGCCTTGAGATGCCCAAATTTTCCGCAAAAAATGAACTAAATTTGTTagaaattttaatgcaaaatgggGTCAAGGAAATGTTCGAGGATGGCCGGTTTGCTTTCGGGTTGACTGGAAAGCTGAGGGTGGTGCAGTTCGTTCAGAGTGCAGTGATTGACGTGGATGAGGCAGGGACATTTGCTGCTGCTATTACGAGTGAGTTGAATTTTTCACTGATATCTTATGATAGATGAACTGTTTTCTTCACTAATTGTGATGTCGATAAATTTTCCAGTTTTCGGTGCGATTCCGTTTTCCGCGGTTGGCGGTGGTGACAAAATCATGAGAGTTCGAGTTAATCGTCCGTTCATGTATCTAATCAGAAATGTAATCAGCAAGGAAATTGTTTTCATTGGACACTATTCTATGCTTGGAGGTGAGAAATGTAACGAAAAGACAGTTTGAGtcaagtttatattttttttggcatTGCTTCCAGCAACTGATGATCCAAAGAATAGCAAAACTCCTCAGTCGTCATAAATATACatgttttgcaataataaaaacaaggctatcagaaaatttcacaaaagataAGTTTTTGATGCAGGGTTATGTTCAAGCTTATGATGAGAACTTTTCCCAAATACAACGCTGCCTTAAATCAGCCTCCATCACATCGTTTGCATATACGAGCAGTGCATTGGAAAACGCGCCCCGaaggcacacacacacttgtGGACGGACGTCTAGCTCAATTTTTCTTCCCGCTGATAATCTTGGCACACGTCCGGGCAATGTTCCAACCAATAGTGGTTAAATTTCCCGTTCTTATGACGGGGGGATTTTTTTTACTCTTGCTCGACTAACTTGTAGAGCACATAGACTGAAATAGGAGAAATTTGGT
Coding sequences:
- the LOC128093556 gene encoding serine protease inhibitor 27A-like; protein product: MRCPGFEATENSNHDFNLYSSSNQFTFEFFKTVYSPQQNVVVSPLAMFLILSMVYHVANEKASAELQQLLHLPEDKQEVMLHLSHFFDQSRSNADGYRVSNVIFSKLTLNPAFYLPLEKRCGTERINLTNVDVVALANKWSLNKTADMFSIVSPATINLMTMMDIVMLNVISLNASWHTKFTPSDQHTFYFLDGEQDVEFMEVDFEGNYTSQIYYWTVEIPYEQSSNLSMIVIIPKDNANLTQLVNSFTLNDYQTIDMKQERKQISLEMPKFSAKNELNLLEILMQNGVKEMFEDGRFAFGLTGKLRVVQFVQSAVIDVDEAGTFAAAITIFGAIPFSAVGGGDKIMRVRVNRPFMYLIRNVISKEIVFIGHYSMLGGEKCNEKTV